The following are from one region of the Nostoc cf. commune SO-36 genome:
- a CDS encoding cation:proton antiporter domain-containing protein — MQEDFRLIVDLVLVLGVAACGGLLAALLRQPVLLGYLIGGMIIGPAGLGLIKELIQVETLAQFGVAFLLFALGVEFSLAELKKVKAIALGGGGLQIALTILVTVVVCGLSGAWGALPAKGMFLGCILSLSSTAVVLKCLMERNETETPHGQVMLGILVVQDLALGLMLAVLPALNQPAETIGIAVLTALLWIALFAAGAVAAGIWLIPPLLRLLARTESRELFLLGVVALCLGIALLTEYLGLSIEMGAFVAGLMISEVEYADQTLTYVEPLRDIFASLFFAAIGMLIDPVFLWNNLELILALVAIVFVGKFLIITPLVKLFRYPLKTAIIAGLGLAQIGEFSFVLASKGQSLGLVSRQIYLLILGTTAVTLMLTPFVLRLVPFLFNFAESMPWLKPYLQEDEVRDVSEDLPFKDHLVVCGYGRVGKNLVKLLLQHDIPVVVIDQSESRIQQLREAGVSYVYGNCVSLHVLETAGVSHAKGMAIALPDPMSTRLCLKRALELRPELDLVVRATQDKNIEVLYQLGAKEVVQPEFEASLEMATHLLTSLGLLSSAVVQQEMQQIRNDHYLDFRPERSATEVARDLRQATRDLNQRWYPLPDDSPLIGMSIEEADMRYLTGASLMAIRRANGDEIDYPNNQTKLAEGDRLLVVGADEELAALAEFAKGQAAVPGENSACQWVTVNADTPTLGKTLADLDIAKQYGVQVQAIRRDGKFIRYPDGGMDLRVGDQVLLCGGLTGLSQLEGLFAIATSVPLSLPVVKAASAEALKEFLPMDNLSD; from the coding sequence GTGCAAGAAGATTTTAGGCTAATTGTTGATTTGGTTTTAGTTCTAGGCGTTGCCGCCTGTGGTGGTTTGTTGGCGGCGCTTTTGCGACAACCCGTGTTGCTTGGATATCTGATTGGCGGGATGATCATTGGCCCAGCCGGACTGGGATTAATTAAAGAACTTATTCAAGTAGAGACTCTGGCACAGTTCGGGGTTGCCTTTTTGTTATTCGCCTTGGGTGTGGAATTTTCCTTAGCGGAACTCAAAAAGGTAAAAGCGATCGCTCTTGGCGGTGGTGGACTCCAAATTGCTCTAACGATTTTGGTGACAGTTGTAGTATGCGGGTTAAGCGGAGCCTGGGGAGCTTTACCTGCGAAGGGGATGTTTTTGGGGTGTATTCTGTCTTTGTCTTCCACGGCGGTTGTCCTCAAGTGCTTGATGGAGCGCAACGAAACTGAAACGCCGCACGGACAAGTAATGTTGGGAATTTTGGTGGTACAGGACTTGGCATTAGGATTAATGTTAGCAGTCTTACCAGCCCTCAACCAACCAGCAGAAACCATTGGTATTGCTGTGCTGACAGCGCTGCTGTGGATTGCTTTATTTGCTGCCGGTGCAGTAGCTGCGGGAATTTGGCTGATACCGCCTTTGTTGCGACTGTTAGCCCGGACTGAAAGCCGAGAACTATTTTTATTAGGAGTTGTAGCCCTGTGTTTAGGAATTGCCCTGTTAACAGAGTATTTAGGATTGTCCATTGAAATGGGGGCATTTGTCGCCGGTTTGATGATTTCTGAGGTGGAGTACGCCGATCAAACCTTGACTTATGTCGAACCACTGCGAGATATCTTTGCCAGTTTATTTTTTGCCGCCATTGGGATGTTAATTGACCCAGTGTTTTTGTGGAACAACCTGGAATTGATTTTAGCGTTGGTGGCAATAGTTTTCGTAGGTAAGTTTTTAATTATCACGCCCCTAGTAAAATTATTCCGCTACCCTTTGAAAACAGCGATAATCGCCGGTTTGGGACTGGCGCAAATTGGGGAATTTTCCTTTGTTCTCGCCAGCAAAGGGCAGTCTTTGGGGCTGGTGTCTCGGCAGATATACTTATTAATTTTGGGAACCACCGCAGTCACTCTCATGCTTACTCCCTTTGTATTGCGGTTAGTGCCATTTTTATTTAACTTTGCCGAATCAATGCCCTGGTTGAAACCGTATTTACAAGAAGATGAGGTACGGGATGTGTCGGAAGATTTGCCCTTCAAAGATCATCTGGTAGTCTGCGGTTATGGACGAGTCGGCAAAAATTTAGTGAAGTTGTTGCTGCAACACGACATACCTGTGGTGGTAATTGACCAATCAGAGAGTAGAATTCAGCAGTTGCGTGAGGCTGGGGTGTCTTATGTCTATGGCAATTGCGTAAGTTTACACGTTCTGGAAACCGCCGGGGTGAGTCATGCCAAAGGAATGGCGATCGCACTTCCAGACCCCATGAGTACCCGTCTTTGCTTGAAACGCGCTTTGGAATTGCGCCCAGAATTAGATTTGGTTGTCCGTGCTACCCAGGATAAAAATATTGAAGTGCTGTATCAATTGGGAGCAAAAGAGGTTGTACAACCAGAGTTTGAAGCCAGCTTAGAAATGGCAACTCATTTATTAACTAGTTTAGGTTTGTTGTCGTCAGCTGTCGTGCAACAAGAAATGCAGCAAATCCGCAACGATCATTATTTAGATTTTCGCCCAGAGCGTTCTGCGACTGAAGTTGCTCGTGATTTGCGCCAAGCTACGCGTGATTTAAATCAGCGCTGGTATCCTTTACCAGATGATTCGCCCTTAATTGGCATGAGCATAGAAGAAGCAGATATGCGCTATCTAACAGGAGCGAGTTTAATGGCAATTCGCCGCGCTAACGGCGATGAAATCGATTATCCCAATAATCAAACCAAATTGGCAGAAGGCGATCGCTTGCTGGTAGTGGGAGCAGATGAAGAACTGGCGGCTTTAGCAGAATTCGCTAAGGGACAAGCTGCTGTTCCTGGAGAAAATAGTGCTTGCCAGTGGGTTACAGTCAATGCAGATACGCCAACGCTTGGTAAAACCCTTGCAGATTTAGATATCGCCAAGCAATATGGAGTACAGGTACAAGCAATCCGGCGAGATGGTAAGTTTATTCGCTATCCTGATGGCGGTATGGACTTGCGAGTTGGCGACCAAGTATTATTATGTGGTGGCTTGACAGGTCTGAGTCAACTAGAAGGGTTATTTGCGATCGCCACTTCAGTACCCCTTTCTCTTCCAGTGGTAAAAGCTGCCTCAGCAGAAGCGCTCAAAGAGTTTCTGCCTATGGATAATTTGTCGGATTAA
- a CDS encoding ISAzo13 family transposase has protein sequence MQLTAHLKSLYIKTAKKLKGSDRRQFMAEVVKGLGIGGQTVAERELGWNRRTIRKGMQELESGQPFIDGFRRSGRKRAEAKLSNLLRDIKSLVDPQSQTDPSFKSIRLYTRMTASEVRRQLIEQFGYTEEELPSSETIRRKLNDLGYTLKRVLKTKPIKKIPETEAIFEQVEQINSEADNDPHTLRISIDAKVAVKIGEFDRGGKNRMPTISVDHDFPTEITLIPYGIFIPEYNELFLFFVSSKLTADCIVDLLESWWQTVKHRFAHIQKLVINQDNGPENNSRRTQFMKRIVDFGTSSQLTLQLAYYPPYHSKYNPIERCFGWLEQHWNGSLLDTVETVLNFAQTLTFKGKNPVVTLVETVYSTGVKLTTSAMAEIETQIHRLPNLRKWFVEIFAKPT, from the coding sequence ATTCAACTCACCGCGCACCTAAAATCTCTGTACATCAAAACAGCGAAAAAACTCAAGGGAAGTGACCGAAGACAATTCATGGCAGAAGTAGTCAAAGGTTTGGGAATAGGTGGACAAACTGTGGCGGAAAGGGAGTTGGGATGGAATAGGCGCACTATCCGTAAAGGGATGCAGGAGTTAGAGAGTGGTCAGCCTTTTATTGATGGTTTCAGGCGTAGTGGACGCAAGCGGGCTGAAGCAAAATTATCAAACTTGTTGAGGGATATAAAATCGTTAGTAGACCCACAAAGTCAAACTGACCCCAGTTTTAAAAGTATACGTTTGTATACACGCATGACGGCAAGCGAAGTCCGTCGTCAACTAATTGAACAATTTGGTTACACAGAGGAAGAACTACCTTCATCAGAAACAATTCGACGAAAATTGAATGATTTAGGCTATACCTTAAAAAGAGTTCTGAAAACCAAGCCTATCAAGAAAATTCCCGAAACAGAAGCGATTTTTGAACAAGTTGAACAAATTAATAGTGAAGCTGACAATGACCCTCATACTCTGCGAATTTCCATTGATGCTAAGGTAGCAGTTAAGATTGGAGAATTTGACCGTGGGGGTAAAAATCGAATGCCAACCATCTCAGTAGACCACGACTTCCCGACGGAGATAACTCTGATTCCCTACGGCATTTTTATACCTGAATACAACGAGTTATTTTTATTCTTTGTTTCTTCCAAATTAACCGCTGATTGTATTGTTGATTTGCTTGAAAGCTGGTGGCAAACTGTCAAACACAGATTTGCTCATATTCAAAAACTGGTGATTAATCAGGATAATGGACCTGAAAATAATTCTCGCCGCACTCAATTTATGAAGCGGATTGTAGATTTTGGTACATCATCTCAACTGACGTTACAACTTGCTTATTATCCGCCTTATCATAGCAAATATAACCCGATAGAACGTTGTTTTGGCTGGTTAGAACAGCATTGGAATGGTAGTTTACTTGACACTGTTGAGACTGTACTGAATTTCGCCCAAACTCTCACATTTAAGGGTAAAAATCCGGTGGTCACATTGGTAGAAACAGTTTATTCTACAGGAGTTAAACTTACTACCTCCGCTATGGCAGAAATTGAAACACAGATTCACCGCCTCCCCAATCTCAGAAAATGGTTTGTAGAAATTTTTGCTAAACCCACATAG
- a CDS encoding glycosyltransferase family 4 protein codes for MKILVLSWEFQPRIVGGIARHVAELYPELVKLGYEIHLITAEFGQASMYEVVEGIKVHRVPVPHSNDFFHWVVNLNLSMGDHGGKLILEEGPFDLIHAHDWLVGDAAIALKHNFKIPLIATIHATEYGRYNGIHTDIQGYINGKETLLADNAWRIIVCSDYMRQEVERALHSPWDKIDVIYNGIRAEKKQHHVDFHALDFRRQFATDHEQIVYYLGRMTYEKGIPVLLNAAPKILSQMGGNVKFVIVGGGNTDHLKRQAWDLGIWHHCYFTGFLSDRYLDRFQTVADCAVFPSLYEPFGIVALESFASRVPVVVSDTGGFPEVVQHTKTGIVTWVNNSDSLAWGILEVLKNPGYRQWLVDNAYEDLERRFSWPKLAKQTDQVYQRVVEERSQIAW; via the coding sequence ATGAAGATACTGGTATTGAGTTGGGAGTTTCAACCAAGGATTGTTGGGGGAATTGCGCGGCACGTCGCAGAGTTGTATCCAGAACTGGTAAAGCTAGGATATGAAATTCACCTGATTACAGCAGAATTTGGTCAGGCATCGATGTACGAGGTGGTTGAGGGAATAAAGGTGCATCGAGTGCCAGTTCCACATAGCAACGACTTTTTCCACTGGGTAGTAAATCTCAACCTGAGTATGGGAGATCACGGCGGAAAGTTGATCTTGGAGGAAGGGCCGTTTGATTTAATTCATGCCCATGATTGGTTAGTGGGAGATGCGGCGATCGCTCTTAAGCATAATTTTAAAATACCACTCATTGCCACAATTCACGCTACCGAATACGGACGCTACAACGGTATTCACACAGACATTCAAGGCTATATAAATGGTAAAGAAACCTTACTGGCTGACAATGCTTGGCGGATTATTGTTTGTAGCGACTATATGCGCCAAGAAGTAGAACGAGCGCTACATAGTCCTTGGGATAAAATCGATGTCATTTATAACGGTATCCGAGCCGAAAAGAAACAGCATCACGTAGATTTTCATGCTCTGGATTTTCGCCGCCAATTCGCCACAGATCATGAGCAAATAGTTTATTACCTCGGTCGCATGACTTACGAAAAGGGTATACCTGTATTGCTCAATGCCGCACCTAAGATTCTTTCCCAAATGGGAGGTAACGTTAAATTTGTAATTGTTGGCGGCGGCAATACTGACCATCTCAAGCGCCAAGCCTGGGATTTGGGAATTTGGCATCATTGTTATTTTACAGGTTTTCTCTCTGATAGATACTTAGATAGATTCCAAACTGTCGCTGACTGTGCTGTTTTTCCTAGCCTTTACGAACCCTTTGGAATTGTGGCTTTAGAAAGCTTTGCTTCTCGTGTTCCTGTAGTAGTTTCTGATACTGGCGGTTTTCCAGAAGTGGTGCAACATACTAAAACAGGTATTGTGACTTGGGTAAACAATTCTGATTCTTTAGCTTGGGGAATTTTGGAAGTGTTGAAAAATCCCGGATATCGGCAATGGCTGGTGGATAATGCTTATGAAGATTTAGAGCGACGCTTTAGCTGGCCCAAATTAGCCAAGCAAACCGATCAAGTTTATCAGCGAGTTGTGGAAGAGCGATCGCAAATTGCCTGGTAG
- a CDS encoding ISAzo13-like element transposase-related protein produces the protein MGIPQFMLTDTIKSTFKDAAQKLTSNRKRDFMAKVTEDYFDSSARIAETVMGWNRQSVQLGLHERRTGIVCVENYQARGRHNSIEVLPNLEADIRSLVDAQAQADPKFQSTFLYARISARAVREALVSVHGYNESELPSRQTCGEILNRLGYRLKKHKKRNP, from the coding sequence ATGGGAATCCCTCAATTCATGCTCACCGACACCATCAAATCGACCTTTAAAGATGCAGCACAGAAACTGACTAGCAATCGCAAACGAGATTTCATGGCAAAAGTTACCGAAGATTACTTCGATAGTTCAGCACGCATTGCAGAAACCGTTATGGGATGGAATCGCCAGAGTGTGCAACTCGGCTTGCATGAAAGGCGGACGGGGATAGTCTGTGTAGAGAATTATCAGGCAAGGGGACGACACAATAGTATTGAGGTATTGCCCAACTTAGAAGCAGATATTCGTTCATTGGTGGATGCTCAAGCTCAAGCCGACCCTAAATTTCAATCGACCTTTCTGTATGCCCGCATTAGTGCCAGAGCAGTAAGAGAAGCATTAGTAAGTGTTCATGGCTATAACGAGAGCGAATTGCCATCTCGTCAAACTTGTGGAGAAATTCTCAATCGCTTAGGGTATCGCCTAAAAAAACACAAAAAACGAAACCCTTGA
- a CDS encoding ISAzo13-like element transposase-related protein, with translation MSIDTKAKVKIGNLSRGGKARTMEAKAADDHDTQWSSVLVPFGILNTHNDQLSIYLGQSAETSDFIVDCLTAWWHENQHNYLELDEWVIDLDGGAATRSNRTQFIKRMVELSCAINLKIRLIYYPPYHSKYNPIERCWAALENYWNGAILDSVAAAAQWAANMTWKGIAPIVHLVQTTYHKGIKVLSQELEQYQPQWQRSETLPKWDITIVPV, from the coding sequence GTGTCTATAGATACTAAAGCTAAGGTGAAGATTGGCAACCTTTCTAGAGGCGGTAAAGCTCGGACAATGGAGGCGAAAGCTGCTGATGACCACGATACACAGTGGTCATCAGTCTTAGTTCCCTTTGGCATTCTCAATACACATAATGACCAGCTATCGATTTACTTGGGTCAGTCGGCGGAAACCAGTGATTTTATCGTCGATTGTTTAACCGCTTGGTGGCATGAGAATCAACACAATTACCTGGAACTTGATGAGTGGGTGATTGATCTTGATGGCGGTGCCGCTACTCGCAGTAACCGCACACAATTTATCAAACGCATGGTTGAGTTGTCTTGTGCAATTAATTTAAAAATTCGACTGATTTATTATCCCCCTTACCATAGCAAGTACAATCCAATAGAGCGGTGTTGGGCTGCCTTGGAGAACTATTGGAATGGTGCGATTTTAGATTCTGTTGCCGCCGCAGCACAATGGGCCGCCAATATGACTTGGAAAGGAATTGCTCCCATTGTACATCTGGTTCAAACCACATATCACAAAGGAATCAAGGTTCTCTCGCAAGAGTTAGAACAATACCAACCCCAATGGCAGCGTTCTGAAACATTACCCAAATGGGATATTACTATTGTCCCTGTTTAG
- a CDS encoding aldo/keto reductase: MQTKQLGNSELHITPIGFGAWAIGGSGWAFGWGTQDDQDSIAAINRALDLGVNWIDTAAIYGLGHSEEVVAQALKGRSSRPYIFTKCSMIWDEKGEIGRSLKADSVRREVEASLRRLDIETIDLYQIHWPNPDSDIEEGWTTLSKLKDEGKVRYIGVSNFNVEQLKRVQEIAPVTSLQPPYSLVKRDVDKKILPFCKGNNIGVIVYSPMQSGLLTER, encoded by the coding sequence ATGCAAACCAAACAACTTGGTAATTCGGAACTTCATATTACCCCAATTGGCTTTGGTGCTTGGGCGATTGGTGGAAGCGGGTGGGCTTTTGGTTGGGGAACCCAGGATGACCAGGACTCCATCGCAGCGATCAATCGCGCTCTCGATCTGGGTGTTAATTGGATTGACACCGCAGCTATTTACGGTCTGGGGCATTCCGAGGAGGTTGTTGCTCAGGCACTCAAAGGTCGATCTAGTCGCCCCTACATCTTCACTAAATGCTCGATGATTTGGGATGAGAAGGGCGAAATCGGTCGCAGCCTCAAGGCGGATTCTGTGCGGCGGGAAGTTGAAGCAAGTTTGCGCCGACTCGACATTGAAACTATCGACCTCTATCAGATTCATTGGCCCAACCCTGATTCAGACATTGAAGAAGGTTGGACAACTCTCTCTAAGCTTAAGGATGAAGGGAAGGTTCGCTATATTGGGGTTTCTAACTTCAATGTAGAACAGTTGAAACGTGTCCAGGAGATTGCACCAGTTACCTCATTGCAACCACCTTATTCACTGGTGAAGCGCGATGTAGATAAGAAAATTCTACCTTTTTGTAAGGGAAATAACATAGGTGTAATTGTATATTCGCCAATGCAATCTGGGTTGCTCACAGAAAGATGA
- a CDS encoding aldo/keto reductase, whose protein sequence is MTPERIANLADDDWRKKSDEFQEPRLSRNLKLVEVLQHIAQQHDHRSPGEVAIAWTLNNPGVTAAIVGGAQSKAGRRNYRCW, encoded by the coding sequence ATGACACCTGAGCGAATTGCCAATTTAGCAGATGATGATTGGCGCAAGAAGAGTGATGAGTTTCAGGAGCCGCGTCTATCTCGTAACCTGAAGCTGGTCGAGGTGTTGCAGCACATTGCTCAACAACACGATCATCGCTCACCGGGTGAGGTAGCGATCGCTTGGACTTTAAACAATCCAGGGGTGACTGCTGCGATCGTTGGCGGCGCGCAATCCAAAGCAGGTAGAAGGAATTATCGGTGCTGGTGA
- a CDS encoding class I SAM-dependent methyltransferase, translating into MMTVNQIIGDSPNQINAKFGKRFFAWMMAQSSGTYDKIVSDRKRSLFANLQGKVLEIGPGTGPNLPYYPKDIHWIGIEPNPYMHSYLKKQARKLGLNIDLRIGNAEWLDAEDNSIDTVISTLVLCSVPNIDYTLQAILRVLKPGGQFLIY; encoded by the coding sequence ATGATGACTGTAAACCAAATTATTGGAGATTCACCAAATCAGATTAATGCAAAGTTTGGTAAGCGTTTTTTCGCCTGGATGATGGCTCAAAGTAGCGGCACGTATGATAAAATTGTGAGCGATCGCAAACGTTCTCTTTTTGCTAATCTTCAGGGTAAAGTGTTAGAAATTGGCCCAGGAACTGGCCCTAACTTGCCTTATTACCCTAAAGATATCCATTGGATAGGAATTGAACCGAATCCATACATGCATTCCTATCTCAAAAAACAAGCACGAAAACTGGGTTTAAACATCGACCTCCGCATTGGAAATGCTGAATGGTTAGATGCTGAAGATAATAGCATAGATACAGTTATTAGTACCTTAGTTTTGTGTTCAGTGCCGAATATAGATTATACATTACAAGCAATTTTAAGAGTACTTAAGCCAGGTGGACAGTTTCTTATTTATTGA